A single genomic interval of Crocosphaera sp. UHCC 0190 harbors:
- a CDS encoding alpha/beta fold hydrolase gives MKEQSLPVGSLDWFYREVTPINDLNNVPVMLLHGLPAQSYTWRGVMDILGDNGFRAIAPDWIGSGFSAKPDKRDFPYTSSAYQEALGALIEALELEKLSLVVQGFLASVALQYALTHPEKIERLIILNTPLSPTVKLPWAMQQWALPFMGDMVTQDPLLVDRTLEGGSGFVISEEDLTVYRQPFLKSSSVGRALLTTTKNLKLSQTMVEIETGLGNWQHPTLIIWGMADPWLSADIPQRLAANHSNIEFVKLDQAKHYPQEHWPKEVGAEIVNFLRRQVFA, from the coding sequence ATGAAAGAACAATCCCTACCTGTTGGTTCCCTGGACTGGTTTTATCGGGAAGTTACTCCCATCAATGATCTCAATAATGTTCCTGTGATGTTACTGCATGGCTTGCCCGCTCAGAGTTACACTTGGAGAGGGGTAATGGATATTTTAGGAGATAATGGGTTTCGGGCGATCGCCCCAGATTGGATCGGGTCAGGATTTTCGGCTAAACCGGATAAACGAGATTTTCCCTATACTTCATCAGCTTATCAAGAAGCATTAGGGGCCTTGATTGAAGCCTTAGAATTAGAAAAATTATCCTTGGTGGTGCAAGGGTTTCTGGCATCGGTGGCCCTACAATATGCCTTAACTCATCCTGAAAAAATTGAGCGTCTGATCATCCTCAATACGCCCCTATCTCCAACGGTTAAACTTCCTTGGGCTATGCAGCAATGGGCCTTGCCTTTTATGGGAGATATGGTAACACAAGATCCTTTATTGGTAGATCGCACCTTAGAGGGAGGCAGTGGGTTTGTGATTTCTGAGGAAGATTTAACGGTTTATCGTCAACCTTTCTTAAAAAGTTCCTCCGTGGGACGGGCCTTATTAACCACCACCAAGAATCTCAAACTATCTCAAACTATGGTAGAAATTGAAACGGGGTTAGGAAATTGGCAACATCCGACTTTGATTATTTGGGGAATGGCTGATCCTTGGTTATCTGCGGATATCCCCCAAAGATTGGCCGCTAATCACTCAAATATAGAATTTGTCAAGCTTGATCAGGCAAAACACTATCCCCAAGAACATTGGCCCAAAGAAGTTGGCGCGGAAATTGTTAACTTTTTACGTCGTCAGGTTTTTGCATAG
- the lgt gene encoding prolipoprotein diacylglyceryl transferase encodes MLLGFQFQSPGPILFEVGPFAIRWYGFLIASAVLIGVTLSQWLAKRRQVNPDLIGDLAIWLVLGAIPCARLYYVIFQWQEYAQRPGDIVAIWKGGIAIHGAIIGGTLAALIFARLNKVSIWQLTDLVVPSLALGQTIGRWGNFFNSEAFGAPTNLPWKLYIPVSNRPVEYLAYEYFHPTFLYESFWNLLVFCILLSLFFWGLKQQNSLKLGTLSLVYLIAYSCGRVWIEGLRTDSLMLGPLRIAQVISLVMIGLGIWGLFWLYQLKKPLPDVVSTGDN; translated from the coding sequence ATGCTATTAGGGTTTCAGTTTCAATCTCCTGGCCCGATTTTATTTGAAGTAGGGCCCTTTGCTATTCGTTGGTATGGCTTTTTAATTGCTTCTGCGGTATTAATTGGGGTAACGTTATCACAATGGTTGGCAAAACGTCGCCAGGTAAATCCTGATTTGATTGGCGATTTAGCCATTTGGTTAGTCTTAGGGGCGATTCCCTGCGCTAGACTTTATTATGTAATTTTTCAATGGCAAGAATACGCCCAACGTCCAGGGGATATCGTCGCTATTTGGAAGGGAGGAATTGCCATTCATGGGGCGATTATTGGGGGAACTTTAGCGGCGTTAATTTTTGCTCGTTTAAATAAGGTTTCTATCTGGCAATTGACGGATTTAGTGGTTCCCTCTTTGGCCTTAGGTCAAACCATCGGTAGATGGGGAAATTTCTTTAATTCAGAGGCCTTTGGTGCGCCGACTAATTTACCTTGGAAGCTTTATATTCCGGTCAGTAATCGTCCGGTTGAGTATCTTGCTTATGAATATTTTCATCCGACTTTTTTATATGAATCTTTCTGGAATCTCTTAGTCTTTTGCATTTTATTAAGCTTATTTTTTTGGGGTTTAAAGCAGCAAAATTCTTTGAAACTTGGGACATTATCTTTAGTTTATTTAATTGCCTATAGTTGTGGTAGAGTTTGGATAGAAGGATTAAGAACTGATAGTTTAATGTTGGGGCCATTAAGAATTGCCCAAGTGATTAGTTTGGTGATGATTGGGTTAGGCATTTGGGGGTTATTTTGGTTGTATCAGCTTAAAAAACCTTTGCCTGATGTCGTTTCTACAGGTGATAATTAA
- a CDS encoding biopolymer transporter, giving the protein MFSLRVPFSVILFLGIILTGCNHPLLITPQIPTGGLNSKSPEEYPAYSGDGRYLAFASERLGHRDIYLFDLEQRRLVSLPNLNRRDSSQDQPALSADGRYLAYVSTERGKPDIMVYDRLKQRSELLSANVRGSVRQPTITGDGSKVAFQTSQLGEWNIAIVERNVEVSP; this is encoded by the coding sequence ATGTTCTCACTTCGTGTCCCTTTCTCGGTGATCCTATTCCTAGGCATTATTTTAACTGGATGTAATCACCCTTTATTAATTACCCCACAAATTCCTACAGGTGGACTTAATAGCAAGTCTCCTGAAGAATATCCTGCTTATAGTGGTGATGGACGATATTTGGCCTTTGCTTCAGAGCGTTTGGGTCATCGAGACATCTATCTTTTTGACCTAGAACAGCGTCGTTTGGTTTCTCTTCCTAACCTTAACCGTCGAGACTCTAGTCAAGATCAACCCGCATTAAGTGCAGATGGACGCTATCTCGCTTACGTTTCCACAGAACGGGGTAAACCGGATATTATGGTTTATGATCGCCTGAAACAACGTTCAGAATTGCTTAGTGCTAATGTTCGGGGTTCCGTCAGACAACCAACCATTACGGGGGACGGGAGTAAAGTTGCTTTCCAAACCAGTCAATTAGGAGAATGGAATATTGCGATCGTTGAACGGAATGTCGAGGTAAGTCCTTAA
- a CDS encoding FAD-dependent oxidoreductase, with translation MTRIAIIGAGIIGAAIAYELSLLDGLNITLIDDKFPASGSTGAALGVLMGIISHKTQGRGWKLRQTSLQRYETLIPELESLTGNPIPVNRQGILMLRFQDDSREGWESLVKLRESQGYLLEIWDKNSLLQRCPQIQNKRIIGAIYSPQDRQINPTILTQSLVTAAAKNGVNCQFGIKVQKIIPTALNNGQYYQLQTTQETLTVDWLIIAAGLGSTPLITPLKPIVKIQPVLGQALQIKLNHPLGKADFQPVITGEDVHIVPSKNDEYWLGATVEFPDQMGEVVPELELLEQVKQQAIAFCPMLREGTVIKTWFGKRPRPDGEPAPIIKELPDYPQILLATGHYRNGVLLAPATALMIREQIKNN, from the coding sequence ATGACCCGTATTGCCATTATTGGCGCAGGAATTATTGGGGCGGCGATCGCCTATGAATTGAGTTTACTTGATGGTTTAAATATTACCCTAATTGATGACAAATTCCCCGCTTCTGGTTCTACTGGGGCAGCATTAGGGGTATTAATGGGCATTATTAGCCATAAAACTCAGGGCCGAGGTTGGAAACTTCGTCAAACCAGTTTACAACGTTATGAAACCTTAATTCCTGAATTAGAATCATTAACGGGAAACCCTATTCCGGTTAATCGTCAAGGGATTTTAATGTTACGTTTTCAGGATGACTCAAGGGAAGGATGGGAAAGTTTAGTCAAACTTCGAGAGTCTCAAGGCTATTTGTTAGAAATTTGGGATAAAAATTCTCTCTTACAACGCTGTCCTCAAATTCAAAATAAGCGCATTATTGGGGCTATTTATTCCCCCCAAGATCGTCAAATTAATCCCACAATTTTAACTCAATCTCTGGTCACAGCAGCCGCTAAAAATGGGGTGAATTGTCAGTTTGGGATTAAAGTTCAAAAGATTATTCCAACAGCTTTAAATAATGGTCAATATTACCAACTGCAAACAACCCAAGAAACCTTAACAGTGGATTGGTTAATTATTGCCGCAGGGTTAGGATCAACGCCTTTAATTACCCCTTTGAAACCGATTGTAAAGATTCAACCCGTATTGGGACAAGCTTTACAAATTAAGTTAAATCACCCATTAGGAAAGGCGGATTTTCAACCGGTGATTACAGGGGAAGATGTCCATATTGTTCCAAGCAAAAATGATGAATATTGGCTCGGTGCAACGGTAGAATTTCCTGATCAAATGGGGGAAGTTGTGCCAGAATTAGAATTATTAGAACAGGTCAAACAACAAGCGATCGCCTTTTGTCCTATGCTTCGGGAAGGAACGGTGATCAAAACTTGGTTTGGTAAGCGTCCCCGTCCTGACGGAGAACCAGCACCAATTATTAAAGAATTACCTGATTATCCGCAAATTTTATTAGCAACAGGTCATTATCGTAATGGGGTATTATTGGCCCCCGCAACCGCTTTGATGATTCGAGAGCAAATAAAAAACAATTAA
- a CDS encoding hemolysin family protein codes for MLNIILVILIILTGSAICSCTETALFSVSSVKVKQLAQSKKPQAIALQSIRGKMNRPIATIVIINNIFNIVGSIIIGSLATEVFGDALLGLFSGILTFLIIIFGEIIPKTVGERYAEPIALFAAIPIQFLTVVFTPIVWLMEQITSPFTKGKKLPTTNEAEIRFLTMIGYKEGVIEGDEAEMIHRVFQLNDLTAAVLMTPRIILTFLKGDLTLAEAQNAIITSEHSRILIVQESIDQILGYCLKDELLTAIIEGNQEEKISNFVRSVHYVPEMIKADKLLKSFQDAREHLMVVLGEYGGVSGIVTLEDVLEVLTGEIVDETDRIVDLQQIAKKKRNVLLNARGIAEKSIDTSTNDIVNN; via the coding sequence ATGTTGAATATCATTCTTGTGATCTTAATTATTCTCACAGGTTCTGCTATTTGTTCCTGTACAGAAACCGCATTATTTTCTGTTTCTAGCGTTAAAGTTAAACAGTTAGCTCAATCAAAAAAGCCCCAAGCAATAGCGTTACAATCAATTCGCGGCAAAATGAATCGTCCTATTGCCACAATTGTAATTATCAATAATATTTTTAATATTGTAGGCAGTATTATTATAGGAAGCTTGGCAACTGAAGTTTTTGGCGATGCTTTATTAGGACTATTTTCTGGCATTTTAACGTTTTTAATTATCATTTTTGGGGAAATTATTCCTAAAACTGTGGGGGAAAGATATGCGGAACCCATTGCCTTATTTGCGGCTATTCCTATTCAGTTTTTAACGGTGGTTTTTACTCCTATTGTTTGGTTAATGGAACAAATAACTTCACCTTTTACGAAAGGGAAAAAACTTCCCACAACTAATGAAGCAGAAATCCGCTTTTTAACAATGATAGGTTATAAAGAAGGGGTGATCGAAGGGGATGAAGCAGAGATGATTCATCGAGTATTTCAATTAAATGATTTAACGGCCGCAGTCTTAATGACTCCTCGGATAATTTTAACTTTTTTAAAAGGAGATTTAACCTTAGCTGAAGCTCAAAATGCTATTATTACATCTGAACATAGTCGTATTTTAATTGTTCAAGAATCAATCGATCAAATTTTAGGTTATTGTTTAAAAGATGAGCTTTTGACGGCAATTATTGAAGGAAATCAAGAAGAAAAAATAAGTAATTTCGTTCGCTCTGTTCATTATGTTCCTGAAATGATTAAAGCTGATAAACTATTAAAAAGTTTTCAAGATGCTCGTGAACATTTAATGGTAGTCTTAGGTGAATATGGTGGTGTTTCGGGAATCGTTACTTTAGAGGATGTTTTAGAAGTCTTGACAGGGGAAATTGTTGATGAAACCGATCGCATTGTCGATCTACAACAAATCGCTAAAAAAAAGCGCAATGTTCTCTTAAATGCCAGAGGAATAGCAGAAAAATCAATAGATACAAGCACAAACGATATTGTCAATAATTAA
- a CDS encoding aspartate kinase, which produces MTNQILSRSSSENPRNAISPTIKQSLGTKSEDNQMKQVRKSYQAVQQVKYLHLQAEIDVLLQQLQTLKQN; this is translated from the coding sequence ATGACTAATCAAATCCTTTCTCGTTCGTCTTCAGAAAACCCCCGAAACGCCATTTCTCCCACAATTAAGCAGTCATTAGGGACAAAAAGCGAAGATAACCAGATGAAACAAGTAAGGAAATCCTATCAAGCAGTACAACAAGTCAAATATTTACATTTACAAGCTGAAATCGACGTTTTGCTTCAACAGTTGCAAACCCTTAAACAAAATTAG
- a CDS encoding WD40/YVTN/BNR-like repeat-containing protein: MLHFNRFLRRFFLFFIVVSFSIYGSLIHIPSVFAHRPHDVVDQLELSPNYDKNQTLFIIVRGNLFKSQDGGNSWERLWKGLDNFDNLVALSISSQNDNVLFTSSLYGGIYKSQDGGQSWEKVNNGFDLAKTKIDLLAISPYSDQVVLAADSNQAVYKTDDGGKTWIPILDNKNQTKITTISFVNDQENTIFIGDNSGNLKTSKDGGKTWERFLTFENNVPITSVFVSPQFTTDKTMFIGTENQGLFKVIDGQLSLVDQAQNLSDKLIRDIAFSPNYKTDSTLFISTWNQGIFRSQDGGKTWKKHSEGLTKSYQADEKQFSAPHFNEIRISSNFAQDKTLFLAGFNGLFKSTNGGETWQESNSLSPHIVIGIAVSPNYNKDSTLAIIDYVGTAHISYDAGKTWVAMKNGLELPRFTKSLKVPVDDPRRFFDIAFSPNYAEDKTLFLGLLRDYIVKSSDQGKNWKIINLQEVPKTFVRGTFLAPSPDLSSDKIVYVATNAGTLYQSTDRGDNFSILKQLDTRITSLLVSPDFSTDKTLYFSGFNGIYQSVDQGKTWTSKTQNLPLKDLVWWGLGISPNYKEDKTLIAGSNQGVFITKDAGKTWNKLNSLPYGGNDLIPAVAISPNYKNDQTFIVTLQGKGTFKTVDDGKTFTPVGEDKIYLSRIDTVPSASVPIQFSPTYGVDKTIYGFGSAEAEIYQSTDGGNTWNTISIPPAKRTLFDDINNLQFLIYTDRTNVFKLIIAVFIAGISYLLLGYLKLIEQLRAYLLPIKVVSTAIIFLIAILLLY; encoded by the coding sequence ATGCTTCATTTTAATCGTTTCCTTCGGCGTTTTTTCCTGTTTTTTATCGTTGTCAGCTTCAGTATATATGGTTCCTTAATTCACATTCCTTCTGTTTTTGCCCATCGTCCTCATGATGTGGTTGATCAATTAGAATTATCTCCTAATTATGACAAAAATCAAACCTTATTTATCATTGTTAGAGGTAATTTATTTAAGTCCCAAGATGGGGGAAACAGTTGGGAAAGATTATGGAAAGGGTTAGATAATTTTGATAATTTAGTCGCCCTTAGTATATCTTCTCAAAATGACAATGTTCTATTTACTTCTTCTTTATATGGTGGTATCTATAAATCTCAAGATGGGGGTCAATCTTGGGAAAAGGTCAATAATGGATTTGATTTAGCCAAAACGAAAATTGATTTACTAGCAATTTCTCCCTATTCAGATCAGGTTGTTTTAGCGGCGGATAGTAACCAAGCTGTTTATAAAACTGATGACGGCGGAAAAACTTGGATACCAATTTTAGATAATAAAAATCAAACTAAAATAACCACCATATCTTTTGTTAACGATCAAGAAAATACGATTTTTATTGGAGATAACTCTGGTAACTTAAAAACATCTAAAGATGGAGGCAAAACTTGGGAAAGATTCCTAACATTTGAAAATAATGTCCCGATAACGTCTGTTTTCGTTTCTCCCCAATTTACGACAGATAAAACAATGTTCATCGGCACAGAAAACCAAGGATTATTTAAAGTAATTGACGGTCAACTTTCCCTTGTAGATCAAGCTCAAAACCTATCAGATAAACTCATTCGAGACATTGCCTTTTCTCCCAATTATAAAACAGATTCAACCCTATTCATTTCCACTTGGAATCAAGGAATATTTCGGTCACAGGATGGGGGAAAAACTTGGAAAAAACATAGCGAAGGATTGACAAAATCTTATCAAGCTGATGAGAAACAATTTAGCGCACCCCATTTTAATGAAATTAGAATTTCTAGCAATTTTGCACAAGATAAAACCTTGTTTTTAGCGGGATTTAATGGCTTATTCAAATCAACTAATGGAGGTGAAACGTGGCAAGAAAGTAATAGTTTATCCCCTCACATTGTGATTGGAATTGCCGTCTCACCTAACTATAATAAAGATTCAACCCTTGCAATTATTGACTATGTGGGAACAGCCCACATTAGCTATGATGCGGGCAAGACATGGGTTGCCATGAAAAATGGATTAGAGTTGCCTCGTTTTACCAAAAGTTTAAAGGTTCCTGTCGATGATCCGAGACGCTTTTTTGATATCGCATTTTCTCCTAATTATGCAGAAGATAAAACACTATTTTTAGGACTTTTAAGAGACTACATTGTCAAATCATCTGATCAAGGTAAAAATTGGAAAATTATTAATCTTCAAGAGGTACCGAAGACCTTTGTTAGAGGAACATTTCTTGCTCCTTCTCCTGATCTTAGTTCAGATAAAATCGTTTATGTTGCGACCAATGCAGGAACTCTTTATCAATCAACCGATAGAGGAGATAATTTTTCTATTTTAAAACAATTAGACACCAGGATTACATCTTTGTTGGTTTCTCCTGATTTTTCAACCGATAAAACCCTTTACTTCTCTGGTTTTAATGGCATTTATCAGAGTGTTGATCAAGGAAAAACTTGGACATCTAAAACACAAAATCTCCCGTTAAAAGATCTCGTTTGGTGGGGTTTAGGGATTTCCCCTAATTATAAAGAAGATAAAACCTTAATTGCAGGAAGTAATCAAGGGGTTTTTATCACAAAAGATGCGGGTAAAACATGGAATAAATTAAACAGTTTACCCTATGGAGGAAATGATTTAATTCCTGCTGTCGCTATCTCACCAAATTACAAAAATGATCAGACTTTTATAGTAACGCTTCAAGGAAAAGGAACCTTTAAAACCGTTGACGATGGTAAAACTTTTACCCCAGTTGGAGAAGATAAAATTTATTTATCAAGAATTGATACCGTTCCTTCGGCCTCTGTTCCCATTCAATTTTCTCCGACTTATGGGGTTGATAAGACAATTTATGGGTTTGGATCTGCTGAAGCTGAAATCTATCAATCTACAGACGGTGGTAATACTTGGAATACGATTTCAATTCCACCAGCTAAAAGGACTCTGTTTGATGATATTAACAATTTACAGTTTCTTATTTATACCGATCGCACCAATGTCTTTAAGTTAATCATTGCTGTCTTCATCGCAGGGATTAGCTACTTACTTTTAGGATACCTAAAGTTAATTGAACAACTGAGAGCCTATCTATTACCCATTAAAGTCGTTAGTACGGCTATTATCTTTTTGATTGCCATTTTACTCCTATACTGA
- a CDS encoding photosystem II reaction center protein K has product MEAALLLAKLPEAYQIFDPLVDVLPTIPLFFLALAFVWQAAVGFK; this is encoded by the coding sequence ATGGAAGCAGCCTTATTATTAGCAAAATTGCCCGAAGCTTATCAAATTTTTGATCCCTTGGTAGATGTTCTCCCTACCATTCCCCTTTTCTTCTTGGCCTTGGCCTTCGTTTGGCAAGCTGCCGTCGGTTTCAAGTAA
- a CDS encoding glycosyltransferase family 39 protein, which yields MNTLSKQPFKLIIILIIVVGVAIRLVNLEQKVYWKDEVFTSLRVSGYTEEDVNKKLYTGKTLSLEDLHKYQQTTLFNNPIGTVYGLAKEEAQLPPLYFLIVKLWVSLFGNSVTVTRSISAILSIISCLIIYLLCRELFDFKMVAWVGMALFAVSPFHIIYSQVARPYSLWLLTSLLSSWLVLRALKINHKTNWGMYTFSIMMGLYTSPFSLFLNLGQGVYIFSQERFKFNQIVKKYLISFVIGILGFSPWLLIIVLRYHQIKGRTNWSSYSYSNGIPELVFNWLRNITRLFVDFDQLNGGFTYIYQHPFLYLVFFIPITFLVGYSIYFLCRNTPKSTWLFIILWIASTAFPLMLADMILGGKRSGTARYLLPSYLGFQIATAYFLATQTVNSSIVWKQKLWQSITVFLCCIGLFSSIYISPKSFWWSNDPSRYLQNPEVVQIINKNPNSLVISDAIWDEVMTLSYSLSPEIKYQLVKSSKTAKTPDNFSNYFLYKPSQNLQKQFQENPNYRIKPSYQSDDPWLWEIEKK from the coding sequence ATGAATACGTTGTCAAAACAACCTTTTAAACTGATTATTATTTTAATAATTGTAGTAGGGGTTGCTATTAGATTAGTTAATCTAGAGCAAAAAGTTTACTGGAAAGATGAGGTTTTCACCTCTTTAAGAGTATCTGGTTATACAGAAGAAGACGTTAACAAAAAACTTTATACTGGTAAAACTTTGAGTTTAGAAGATTTACATAAATATCAACAAACAACGTTATTTAATAATCCAATTGGTACAGTTTATGGTTTAGCAAAGGAAGAAGCACAGTTACCGCCTTTGTATTTTTTAATCGTTAAGTTATGGGTCAGTCTATTTGGTAATTCAGTCACGGTTACTAGATCTATTTCTGCTATATTGAGCATTATTTCTTGCTTGATTATTTATTTATTATGTCGAGAATTATTTGATTTTAAAATGGTGGCATGGGTTGGGATGGCTTTATTTGCTGTCTCTCCTTTTCATATTATTTATTCTCAAGTTGCTAGACCTTATAGTTTATGGTTATTAACCAGCTTACTATCGAGTTGGCTGGTTTTACGAGCATTAAAAATTAATCATAAAACTAATTGGGGTATGTATACTTTTAGCATTATGATGGGACTTTATACTTCTCCTTTTTCTTTATTTTTAAACCTTGGTCAAGGAGTTTATATATTTTCACAAGAAAGGTTTAAATTCAACCAAATTGTTAAAAAATACTTAATATCTTTTGTGATTGGAATATTGGGATTTTCCCCTTGGTTATTAATTATTGTTTTAAGATATCATCAAATTAAGGGAAGAACTAACTGGTCTAGTTATAGTTATTCTAATGGAATCCCTGAATTAGTCTTTAATTGGCTTCGTAATATTACTCGTCTTTTTGTTGATTTTGATCAACTAAATGGAGGTTTTACATATATATATCAACATCCCTTTCTCTATTTAGTTTTTTTTATTCCTATAACCTTTTTAGTTGGGTATTCAATTTATTTTCTGTGTCGTAATACCCCAAAATCAACTTGGCTATTTATTATATTATGGATTGCTAGTACCGCTTTTCCTTTGATGTTAGCTGACATGATTCTTGGGGGAAAACGATCAGGAACAGCGAGATATCTGTTACCTTCTTATTTAGGATTTCAAATAGCTACTGCATATTTTTTGGCCACCCAAACCGTTAATTCTTCCATAGTTTGGAAACAGAAACTATGGCAAAGTATAACCGTTTTTCTCTGTTGTATAGGTTTGTTCTCATCAATCTATATCTCCCCTAAGTCATTTTGGTGGAGTAATGATCCCTCTCGCTATTTACAGAACCCTGAAGTTGTTCAAATAATTAATAAAAATCCTAATTCTTTAGTTATTAGTGATGCAATTTGGGATGAAGTAATGACCTTAAGCTATAGTCTTTCTCCTGAGATTAAATATCAATTAGTAAAGTCATCTAAAACAGCAAAAACTCCTGATAATTTTAGTAATTACTTTCTATATAAACCTTCTCAAAATTTACAAAAGCAATTCCAGGAAAATCCTAACTATAGAATAAAACCTAGTTATCAATCAGATGATCCTTGGCTTTGGGAAATCGAGAAAAAATAG
- the psbQ gene encoding photosystem II protein PsbQ, translating to MPRLRSILSLLLVAVAIFCVSCSGPQAKIPTTYSPEKIEQLQVLIEPIQEARENMSVLKEFISEQNWIDTLTYIHGPLGGLRREMSNLTRDLLPKDQKQAKQLSQDLFSDFERLDTAAKARNNTDAQRQYRDAVNHFDAFLDLLPKAS from the coding sequence ATGCCACGTCTTCGGTCTATTTTGTCCCTGTTGTTGGTTGCTGTTGCCATCTTCTGTGTCAGTTGCAGTGGCCCTCAAGCTAAGATCCCAACTACCTATTCCCCTGAGAAAATTGAACAATTACAAGTTCTCATTGAACCCATTCAAGAAGCACGGGAAAATATGTCAGTTCTCAAAGAGTTTATTTCTGAGCAAAATTGGATTGACACCCTTACTTATATTCATGGGCCTCTCGGTGGTTTACGTCGGGAAATGAGCAATTTAACTCGTGATTTATTACCCAAGGATCAAAAACAAGCTAAACAACTATCTCAAGATTTGTTTAGTGATTTTGAACGCCTTGATACTGCGGCTAAAGCTCGCAATAATACTGATGCTCAACGGCAATACCGTGATGCAGTAAATCACTTTGATGCCTTCTTAGATTTACTGCCGAAAGCCAGCTAA